In the Caballeronia sp. NK8 genome, TACTGGAAGTCGCACAACTTCTCGAAGCTGAATGACGAAACGTTCGATATCCTGACGAATGCCGTAAAGTCGCTTCCGTCGAATCAATGCGAGGTCTTCATCGGCGCGATGGGCGGGCAGACGAACCGCGTGAGCGTCGATGCGACGGCCTACGCGAACCGTGATTCGATCTATACGATCAACATTCACGGCCGCTGGAGCGATGCGGCCGACGACGAAAAGTGTACGAACTGGGCGCGCGACATGTTCGCCGCAATGACGCCGCATGCGATTGGCAGCGTCTACGTGAACTTCATGACGGGAGAAGAGGGTGATCGCGTGAAGGCGGCATATGGACCGAACTACGAGCGGCTCGCCGAAGTGAAGCGGCGCCACGACCCGGAGAACATGTTCCGCAGCAATCAGAACATCACGCCCGCGGCGTGACGCGCGGCGCGCCGTTTCGCGTGACGGGAAACGGCGCGCTGCAAGCGAGGATCAAGGCCGGTCGAGATGACGGCGGATATCTCGCGTGTCCATGTTCGACACGTCGTTGTTGATTTCCTCATAGGCGAGCTTGCGCGTTTCGCTGCTCAGATGATCGCGCAGCAGGCCCAGAAATTTCGGCTCGACCGCGAGGCGCAAGCGATCGAATCGGTGATGCAGGCGACATTCTTCGAGAAACTCGGCGACCGTTCGCGCGAACTTCTCGCGATCCGTCTCGGCCGATTCCGCCGTGCGCGGCGCGGGATTCCTGAGGTCCTCGACCTGCCGCAACTCCACCTTCAATCCTTGCGTTTCGAAGATCCGGGCGCGGCTGCCGTCGGCGGCAAGAACCCAGGTGATGGCGTTCATGGTGCTCCTCCTGTTCGCCAGCCCAAGCGGGCTCCCGCCATTGTGCGCCTAATCTTCAGGTAACGGCTTCGTCATCGCGCGGCATTCGCTTTCGCGGCGCAGCATAATGCGCGCGACGCCGCTTCAGGGCAGCATCGATCCGCTCGCCGCGAGGCGCGCGTGGAACGAAAACGCCTGATCGAGACGATGCGGCGTGTGTCCGCCGAGCGCTGCTGCATCGCGGTAATAGTCGCGCAACAGAT is a window encoding:
- a CDS encoding host attachment protein: MNAITWVLAADGSRARIFETQGLKVELRQVEDLRNPAPRTAESAETDREKFARTVAEFLEECRLHHRFDRLRLAVEPKFLGLLRDHLSSETRKLAYEEINNDVSNMDTRDIRRHLDRP